A genome region from Desulfobacterales bacterium includes the following:
- a CDS encoding ATP-binding cassette domain-containing protein, producing the protein MRDRPYLHDTTWQIYPGENWAVLGPNGSGKTTFARSILGEVPIVRGKISYHFSDANHQSGAVAANAMGYVAPELQRDIIERETRKSLYRELSGNRHEYTTVEQLIENQPASAQEGIQTDKRLRKVSEKLGIKALLQRDVMSLNTGEMNRALIARALFKKPKLLILDEPFEGLDKPARRLLADSINTLAQSEVQLILITHRFEEIVSSISHIMLLKEGQINKAGRKEVVFRPENIEDAYNMDQRSQQLDPQKLFSALPRHDKSMHLQAHPPPSQTPRPLIEMHNVSVQYGSKRILDGFNWVVKDGENWAIQGPTAAGKSTLLTLITGDNLQAYANDIYLFGQKKGAGQSIWDIREKIGYISSDLQLRQHQRINAFDVVCSGFFASNGLYRKCSPQQLAIAAAWTTFLGIKDLADQKFGRLSHGQRQLVLLARAMVKSPVFLILDEPLQGLDIKNKSKLQNVFDYIGRQTPTNLIYVPDQEEEKLTCITHVLQMERGKVVKVLAL; encoded by the coding sequence TTGCGAGATCGGCCTTATCTTCACGACACAACCTGGCAAATTTATCCCGGCGAAAATTGGGCTGTATTGGGCCCCAATGGATCCGGCAAGACGACTTTTGCCCGCTCCATTTTAGGTGAAGTGCCCATTGTGAGGGGTAAAATTTCCTATCACTTTTCTGATGCCAACCACCAGAGCGGGGCTGTGGCCGCCAATGCGATGGGATATGTCGCCCCCGAATTGCAGCGTGACATCATCGAGCGCGAAACCCGCAAATCGCTATACCGGGAGCTGAGCGGCAATAGACATGAATATACCACTGTCGAACAACTGATAGAAAATCAGCCAGCCAGTGCCCAAGAAGGTATTCAAACCGATAAACGCTTGCGCAAGGTGTCTGAAAAACTAGGTATTAAAGCACTGCTGCAAAGGGATGTCATGTCGCTCAACACCGGTGAAATGAATCGAGCCCTTATCGCTAGGGCGTTATTTAAAAAACCGAAACTGCTGATATTGGATGAACCGTTTGAGGGTCTTGATAAGCCGGCGCGCAGATTGCTGGCCGACAGCATCAATACGCTGGCACAATCGGAGGTTCAGCTGATTTTAATTACCCATCGATTTGAAGAAATTGTGTCCAGCATCAGCCACATCATGCTGCTTAAAGAGGGCCAAATCAATAAAGCCGGAAGAAAAGAAGTGGTATTCAGACCGGAAAATATCGAGGATGCATATAATATGGATCAGCGATCGCAACAGCTTGATCCGCAAAAATTATTCAGTGCATTGCCCCGCCACGACAAAAGCATGCATCTGCAGGCACACCCCCCCCCCAGCCAAACACCCCGGCCTTTAATTGAAATGCATAATGTATCCGTTCAATACGGCTCCAAACGGATCCTGGATGGGTTTAACTGGGTGGTAAAAGATGGCGAGAATTGGGCTATTCAGGGGCCAACAGCAGCCGGCAAGTCCACCTTGCTGACACTGATTACCGGAGACAATTTACAGGCCTATGCCAACGATATCTATTTGTTTGGCCAAAAAAAGGGGGCCGGCCAAAGCATTTGGGATATCAGGGAAAAGATCGGCTATATCTCATCTGATTTGCAGCTGAGGCAACATCAACGCATCAACGCCTTTGACGTGGTCTGCTCGGGTTTCTTTGCATCCAACGGGCTGTATCGAAAATGCAGCCCGCAGCAGTTAGCGATTGCCGCTGCATGGACAACCTTTTTGGGTATCAAAGACCTGGCCGATCAAAAATTCGGCCGCCTCTCCCACGGGCAGCGCCAGCTTGTCCTGCTGGCCCGCGCAATGGTTAAATCGCCGGTCTTCCTCATTTTAGACGAGCCGCTGCAGGGATTGGATATCAAAAACAAGTCAAAATTACAGAATGTCTTTGACTACATCGGTCGCCAGACACCGACCAATCTAATTTATGTGCCGGATCAGGAAGAAGAAAAACTAACCTGCATCACCCACGTATTGCAAATGGAGCGCGGCAAAGTAGTAAAGGTCTTGGCCCTTTAA
- the leuD gene encoding 3-isopropylmalate dehydratase small subunit produces the protein MDTEKNFSGKVLFLDRADINTDEIIAAKYLTEITRTALGPHLFEDLNLKGFQGQDDISGKNVIITRANFGCGSSREHAPWALEVNGIFLVVAESFARIFRQNMFNCGMLAVELPSATIDHLFQSYAQQPTAVTTHLENQVFTITAGDQKEDIPFKLPDFARALVETGGWVEYADSHY, from the coding sequence ATGGATACTGAGAAAAACTTCAGCGGCAAGGTTCTTTTCCTAGACCGCGCGGATATCAACACCGACGAAATCATTGCTGCAAAATATCTGACTGAAATTACCCGCACAGCATTGGGACCGCACCTCTTTGAAGATCTTAACCTGAAAGGCTTTCAGGGACAGGATGATATCAGCGGTAAAAATGTCATCATCACGCGGGCAAACTTTGGCTGCGGCTCGTCGCGCGAGCATGCGCCATGGGCACTGGAGGTCAATGGCATTTTTCTGGTCGTTGCTGAGAGCTTTGCCCGCATTTTCAGGCAAAATATGTTCAATTGCGGCATGCTGGCCGTCGAGCTGCCGTCCGCCACCATCGACCATCTTTTCCAATCCTATGCGCAGCAGCCAACTGCTGTAACAACCCATTTGGAAAATCAGGTATTCACCATCACTGCAGGCGACCAAAAAGAAGACATTCCATTTAAACTGCCTGATTTTGCCCGCGCGCTCGTGGAAACCGGCGGCTGGGTGGAATACGCCGATAGCCACTATTGA